Proteins found in one Amycolatopsis aidingensis genomic segment:
- a CDS encoding helix-turn-helix domain-containing protein, protein MSDLGANLRAAREAAGVSLSAMAARTHYSKPLLGLLENGKRALKPVHVTAYARALNVSVETLYGPPEDPLRVAHEWLVADTPAEVHSTAGRRVGATLASRLEDRVIELRHLDDVIGGRDLFPLVHKELTSAQGVVKDASYTERTGRRLLTVVGELAQLAGWVASDAGHYTEAERVYLSGVSAARDAGDRALAGQLLSSLSYQIANVGNPADAALLARSAVVGTQDQTTPVVRTLLLERMAWASARARDHDGTQRALDAVDDAYEQRSAGAEEPEWVYWLDRKEIEVMAGRCLIELGDPLAAEPLLSGAIAVYTPEHAREVALYQTWLAESYARAGMFDAARDTITRARKTAQGVNSTRLDLRIGTVESLLTT, encoded by the coding sequence GTGTCTGACCTCGGCGCGAACCTGCGGGCGGCCCGCGAGGCCGCCGGGGTGAGTCTGTCCGCGATGGCAGCCCGCACCCACTACAGCAAGCCGCTTCTCGGTCTGCTGGAGAATGGGAAACGTGCGCTCAAGCCCGTGCATGTCACCGCCTACGCCCGAGCCTTGAACGTCTCGGTGGAGACCCTCTACGGGCCGCCGGAGGACCCGCTCAGGGTCGCTCATGAATGGCTCGTGGCCGACACCCCGGCCGAGGTCCATTCGACAGCCGGGCGGCGAGTCGGTGCGACGCTGGCGAGCAGGCTGGAAGACCGCGTAATCGAACTCCGTCACCTGGACGACGTGATCGGCGGACGGGACCTCTTTCCGTTGGTACACAAGGAACTCACCAGTGCTCAGGGCGTCGTCAAGGATGCGAGCTACACCGAGCGAACCGGCCGCCGACTGCTGACCGTGGTCGGCGAACTGGCCCAGCTCGCCGGATGGGTTGCCAGCGACGCCGGGCACTACACCGAGGCTGAGCGCGTCTACCTCTCCGGCGTGTCCGCCGCCCGTGACGCGGGCGACCGCGCACTCGCCGGGCAACTCCTGTCCAGCCTGAGCTATCAGATTGCCAACGTCGGCAATCCCGCCGACGCGGCTCTACTGGCCCGCTCGGCGGTCGTGGGCACACAGGACCAGACCACGCCGGTTGTCCGGACGCTGCTGCTGGAGCGGATGGCATGGGCGAGCGCTCGCGCCAGGGACCACGACGGTACCCAGCGGGCGTTGGACGCGGTGGACGACGCCTACGAGCAACGATCCGCCGGAGCCGAGGAACCGGAGTGGGTCTACTGGCTGGACCGAAAGGAGATCGAGGTGATGGCCGGGCGCTGCCTGATCGAACTGGGCGACCCGCTCGCCGCTGAACCCCTGCTGTCCGGTGCCATTGCGGTCTACACCCCCGAGCACGCCCGAGAGGTCGCCCTCTACCAGACATGGCTAGCCGAGTCCTACGCCCGCGCCGGGATGTTCGACGCCGCCCGCGACACGATCACCCGCGCCCGCAAGACCGCGCAAGGGGTGAACTCCACCCGGCTGGACCTCCGCATCGGCACTGTGGAGAGTCTGCTAACCACGTAG
- a CDS encoding SCO6745 family protein produces the protein MQDNTVIAADLAAELRPFVQRWGGAFMASAELAEVERELGLARRALYFRGRSAVLGDPPAPVVAELFAIFPRWLLDVLLPPATSALDSARAVLAFQEGAARWARARLSGLDRPERLAVLLARLVEAAEPGGLALFGGWRRAAWPEGGAERVGHGLNLLREYRGGLHFAALRAVGLPIEEAIVADPEGGRGRLLRTGWQPEAAGELIARARARPDLHERWRRAEALTDERMGELLVAALDERERGELLDRMRALDGLATRAG, from the coding sequence GTGCAGGACAACACTGTTATCGCCGCGGACCTGGCGGCAGAGCTGCGCCCGTTCGTGCAGCGCTGGGGCGGCGCGTTCATGGCTTCCGCCGAGCTGGCCGAGGTGGAGCGCGAGCTGGGCCTTGCGCGGCGGGCGCTGTACTTCCGTGGGCGCTCGGCCGTGCTCGGCGATCCGCCTGCTCCGGTCGTGGCCGAGTTGTTTGCGATCTTCCCCCGCTGGCTGCTGGACGTGCTGCTGCCCCCGGCCACCTCGGCGCTGGACTCGGCCCGGGCGGTGCTGGCCTTCCAGGAAGGTGCCGCCCGCTGGGCCAGGGCGCGGTTGTCCGGCCTGGACCGGCCGGAGCGGCTGGCCGTCCTGCTGGCCAGGCTGGTCGAGGCGGCCGAGCCGGGCGGGCTCGCGTTGTTCGGTGGCTGGCGCCGGGCGGCCTGGCCGGAGGGTGGGGCCGAGCGGGTCGGACACGGTCTCAACCTGCTTCGGGAGTATCGCGGCGGGTTGCACTTCGCGGCCCTGCGTGCGGTCGGGCTGCCCATCGAGGAGGCGATCGTCGCGGACCCCGAGGGCGGCCGTGGCCGCCTGCTGCGCACCGGCTGGCAGCCCGAGGCGGCCGGCGAGCTGATCGCGCGGGCCCGGGCGCGGCCGGACCTGCACGAGCGGTGGCGCCGCGCCGAGGCGCTGACCGATGAGCGGATGGGTGAGCTGCTAGTGGCCGCGCTGGACGAGCGGGAACGTGGCGAGTTGCTCGACCGCATGCGCGCGCTGGACGGGCTGGCCACCAGGGCCGGCTGA
- a CDS encoding DUF427 domain-containing protein, which yields MLRAVWNGVVLAETPRTVRLEGRHYFPPESLNREFFAESGTRTLCPWKGVASYYTLVCPEAASPNAAWRYRHPTPLAYRIKNHVAFNAEVTIHGGREPARSWVRRLLDRLRGARV from the coding sequence ATGTTGCGTGCGGTGTGGAACGGGGTGGTGCTGGCCGAGACGCCACGCACCGTCCGGCTGGAGGGCAGGCACTACTTCCCGCCGGAGTCACTCAACCGCGAGTTCTTCGCCGAGAGCGGGACCAGGACGCTCTGCCCGTGGAAGGGCGTAGCCAGCTACTACACGCTGGTCTGCCCCGAAGCGGCCAGCCCGAACGCCGCCTGGCGGTACCGCCATCCCACCCCGCTGGCCTACCGCATCAAGAACCATGTGGCGTTCAACGCGGAGGTCACCATCCATGGCGGACGCGAGCCCGCGCGGAGCTGGGTTCGGCGGCTGCTGGACCGGTTGCGCGGCGCGCGGGTCTGA
- a CDS encoding helix-turn-helix domain-containing protein, whose protein sequence is MVEQADRAQPQRSLADKLNHLFQNKTPRDGEEYSNEQVAAAISAQGDVKISQSYIWQLRKSKKDNPTFKHLQALAGFFGVPVSYFFDDEVTDRVDQQLESLKCEQARLNEIAAGSEAQLMAMRAGELSPGRRRLVMELLDVVYREEQAGKSDPPNG, encoded by the coding sequence ATGGTCGAGCAGGCAGATCGGGCGCAGCCGCAACGGAGCCTGGCCGACAAGCTCAACCACCTGTTCCAGAACAAGACGCCGCGGGACGGCGAGGAGTACAGCAATGAACAGGTGGCGGCGGCCATCAGTGCGCAGGGCGACGTGAAGATCTCCCAGAGCTACATCTGGCAGCTGCGGAAGTCGAAGAAGGACAACCCGACCTTCAAGCACCTGCAGGCGCTGGCCGGGTTCTTCGGCGTGCCGGTGAGCTACTTCTTCGACGACGAGGTGACCGACCGGGTCGACCAGCAGCTGGAGTCGCTGAAGTGCGAGCAGGCCCGGCTGAACGAGATCGCGGCCGGGAGCGAGGCGCAGCTGATGGCCATGCGCGCGGGCGAGTTGTCCCCCGGCCGCAGGCGGCTGGTGATGGAGCTGCTCGACGTGGTGTATCGCGAGGAACAGGCCGGAAAGTCTGATCCGCCGAACGGGTGA
- a CDS encoding methyltransferase domain-containing protein produces MTIAASDDGVRALIEELQSAGNLPADCLRALEAVPREWFIPARMWVQEIADGTYQPVDRTEEPDRWLAAVYANRVIVTQFDDGATEWPEVGDRPTCSASMPSVVVGMLTELDVRPGHVVFEVGTGTGWSAALLGHIVGAQGKVTTVEIDPVLAAEARKRLEAAGFTEVDARLADGVADVLPDRVDRVIATASVRIGQFPYPWVAHTLPGGVILAPMRADLASGPLVRFVVGEDGTATGRAADMQVGFMELRSHRVASDPVGAQRFDDPSAEVTYTDLAPWVPLLADDHRWPIAVAVPSCRVNVWERTGDRPGVAWLRDPLSGSWATVVPERKGRYVVRQFGPRRLWDAAEAAYRWWVERGEPPLSAWEWTVTPDRQSVTLPPRSGR; encoded by the coding sequence GTGACCATCGCTGCCAGCGATGACGGCGTTCGCGCGCTGATCGAAGAATTGCAGTCGGCCGGGAACCTCCCGGCCGACTGCCTCCGCGCGCTGGAGGCGGTGCCGCGCGAGTGGTTCATTCCGGCCCGGATGTGGGTGCAGGAGATTGCGGACGGGACGTATCAGCCGGTGGACCGGACCGAGGAACCAGACCGGTGGTTGGCGGCGGTGTACGCGAATCGCGTCATCGTGACCCAGTTCGATGATGGGGCGACCGAGTGGCCGGAGGTCGGCGACCGGCCGACCTGTTCGGCGTCCATGCCGTCGGTGGTGGTGGGCATGTTGACCGAGTTGGACGTGCGGCCGGGGCATGTGGTGTTCGAGGTCGGCACCGGTACCGGGTGGAGCGCCGCTCTGCTGGGGCATATCGTTGGGGCGCAAGGGAAAGTCACTACGGTGGAGATTGACCCGGTGTTGGCGGCGGAAGCGCGGAAGCGTCTGGAGGCCGCCGGTTTCACCGAGGTGGACGCCCGACTGGCCGATGGCGTGGCCGATGTCCTGCCGGACCGGGTGGATCGGGTGATCGCGACGGCGAGTGTCCGCATAGGACAGTTTCCGTATCCGTGGGTGGCCCATACCCTGCCGGGCGGGGTGATCCTCGCGCCGATGCGGGCCGATCTCGCGTCCGGTCCGCTGGTGCGGTTCGTCGTCGGCGAGGACGGCACCGCGACCGGACGCGCTGCCGACATGCAAGTCGGATTCATGGAGTTGCGTTCGCACCGTGTCGCGTCCGATCCTGTTGGGGCGCAACGGTTTGACGATCCGTCGGCCGAGGTCACGTATACCGATCTTGCGCCGTGGGTGCCGTTGCTGGCCGATGATCACCGTTGGCCGATCGCGGTAGCGGTGCCGTCGTGCCGGGTGAACGTGTGGGAGCGCACCGGGGACCGGCCCGGGGTGGCGTGGCTGCGTGATCCGCTGTCCGGGTCGTGGGCCACCGTCGTCCCGGAGCGCAAGGGCCGTTATGTGGTGCGCCAGTTCGGGCCGCGCCGGTTGTGGGATGCCGCCGAGGCGGCCTACCGGTGGTGGGTCGAACGCGGCGAGCCGCCGTTGTCGGCATGGGAGTGGACCGTCACCCCGGACCGGCAGAGCGTCACGCTGCCGCCCCGTTCCGGCCGCTGA
- a CDS encoding MAB_1171c family putative transporter, whose product MSPVLAMTIVQGVLLYAALLWKLYQLARAPRDYPLRMVTLCLGCAAAAYPIGLAGGNMTQPEAGPMSLMVAHWVLLLVMVYALICFFLFSVLEPAAARRRARWQLLPLAFVLCVLVLAAVSTPDGTAPADYPVGTVAMFYLAVDLYLVYGLGSAFGWTRRYARGAEPRLARGLMLTSTGLALMVFGASLLVLVVAAFWAGGTLPEPVFPAVSFTVLPGILLFIVGVSYPGAATRLAALRVWWQHLRAYHQLSPLWTILHGAFPEDALGRVPGRRWWDLLSLRGVHRRYYRRAIECRDGLVRISPYLPSGQGEGSEALAPRLRTALRAYRGGEAVPRRANPVALPAADGLHADVGELVALARALRTDQREES is encoded by the coding sequence GTGAGTCCCGTCTTGGCGATGACGATCGTCCAGGGCGTCCTGCTGTACGCGGCGCTGCTGTGGAAGCTGTACCAGCTCGCCCGTGCCCCGCGGGACTACCCGCTGCGGATGGTCACGCTCTGCCTCGGTTGCGCGGCCGCGGCCTACCCGATCGGCCTAGCCGGCGGGAACATGACTCAGCCGGAAGCCGGACCGATGTCACTGATGGTGGCGCATTGGGTGCTGCTGCTGGTGATGGTCTACGCGCTGATCTGCTTCTTCCTGTTCTCCGTGCTGGAACCCGCGGCCGCCCGGCGCCGGGCGCGGTGGCAGCTGCTGCCGCTGGCCTTCGTGCTCTGCGTGCTGGTACTGGCCGCGGTCAGCACCCCGGACGGCACGGCGCCCGCGGACTATCCGGTCGGCACCGTGGCGATGTTCTACCTCGCGGTGGACCTGTACCTGGTCTACGGCCTCGGCAGCGCGTTCGGCTGGACCCGCCGGTACGCGCGGGGCGCCGAGCCACGGCTGGCGAGGGGCCTGATGCTCACCTCGACCGGCCTGGCGCTGATGGTGTTCGGCGCCTCGCTGCTGGTGCTGGTGGTGGCCGCGTTCTGGGCCGGGGGCACCCTGCCGGAGCCGGTGTTTCCCGCCGTCTCGTTCACCGTGCTGCCCGGGATCCTGCTGTTCATCGTCGGGGTGAGCTATCCCGGCGCGGCGACCAGGCTGGCGGCCTTGCGGGTGTGGTGGCAGCACCTGCGGGCCTACCATCAACTAAGTCCATTGTGGACGATACTGCACGGGGCGTTCCCCGAGGACGCGCTGGGCAGGGTACCGGGGCGTCGTTGGTGGGACCTGCTCAGCCTGCGCGGTGTGCACCGCCGTTACTACCGGCGGGCCATCGAGTGCCGGGATGGCCTGGTCCGGATCAGCCCGTACCTTCCTTCCGGGCAGGGCGAGGGCAGCGAGGCGCTGGCACCACGGCTGCGCACGGCCTTGCGGGCCTACCGCGGTGGCGAGGCCGTGCCGCGCCGGGCGAACCCGGTGGCGCTGCCCGCGGCCGATGGGCTGCACGCCGATGTCGGCGAGCTCGTTGCGCTCGCCAGGGCCCTGCGGACGGATCAACGGGAGGAATCATGA
- a CDS encoding SGNH/GDSL hydrolase family protein — protein sequence MSVSRNARRMLAVLVTIGTALALVTPTASAKENWHPGWVGAWSGSVQQASAPPWGESGWSAEGFDNHSVRQVVRVSTGGPTLRVRLSNEYGAAPLRLTGATVAKAGEGAAVRPGTLRPLTFRGAKSTVIGAGGTLASDPVLLPTAALDELSVTLYFAGSTGPSTQHNLASELSYRAEGDRRFDRSGRAFDETSQSWYYLSGVDVIGWLPWHRGSVATFGDSITDGFGSTVGANNRYPNELAERLVAAGKPLGVLNAGISGNRVLSDSPCFGEKGIARFERDVLDQPGVRTVIVLEGINDIGFSALDVPGECGLPKREVTAEELIAGHRQLIRAAKQEGVKVIGATLLPYKGAGYYTQEGERIRDAVNEWIRTSGAYDVVVDLDRALADPNDPDRLNPAYDSGDALHPNDAGMHAMAAAIDLNTL from the coding sequence ATGAGCGTATCGAGAAACGCACGACGCATGCTCGCCGTCCTGGTCACGATCGGCACAGCACTGGCACTGGTGACGCCGACGGCGAGCGCGAAGGAGAACTGGCATCCGGGTTGGGTGGGTGCGTGGTCGGGTTCGGTGCAGCAGGCGAGCGCGCCGCCGTGGGGAGAGTCCGGATGGTCCGCGGAGGGCTTTGACAATCATTCCGTGCGGCAGGTGGTCCGGGTCAGCACCGGCGGCCCCACCCTGCGGGTACGGCTGTCCAACGAGTACGGGGCCGCGCCGCTGCGGCTGACCGGTGCCACCGTCGCCAAGGCGGGCGAGGGAGCGGCGGTACGCCCTGGCACGCTGCGGCCGCTGACCTTCCGCGGCGCGAAGTCCACCGTGATCGGGGCGGGCGGGACGCTGGCAAGCGATCCGGTGTTGCTGCCGACCGCGGCACTGGACGAGCTGTCGGTGACGCTGTATTTCGCCGGGTCCACCGGGCCGAGTACCCAGCACAACCTGGCGAGTGAGCTCAGCTACCGGGCCGAGGGCGACCGCCGGTTCGACCGGTCCGGCCGGGCCTTCGACGAGACCAGCCAGTCCTGGTACTACCTGTCCGGGGTGGACGTGATCGGCTGGCTGCCGTGGCACCGTGGCTCGGTGGCGACCTTCGGTGACTCGATCACCGACGGCTTCGGTTCCACCGTCGGCGCGAACAACCGCTACCCGAACGAGCTCGCCGAGCGACTGGTCGCCGCGGGCAAGCCGCTGGGCGTGCTGAACGCGGGCATCAGCGGCAACCGGGTGCTGAGCGACTCCCCGTGCTTCGGGGAGAAGGGGATCGCGCGGTTCGAGCGGGATGTGCTCGACCAGCCGGGGGTGCGCACGGTGATCGTGCTGGAAGGGATCAACGACATCGGGTTCAGCGCGCTCGACGTGCCCGGCGAGTGCGGGCTGCCGAAGCGGGAGGTGACCGCCGAGGAACTGATCGCGGGACACCGGCAGCTGATCCGCGCGGCGAAGCAGGAGGGGGTCAAGGTCATCGGGGCCACCCTGCTGCCGTACAAGGGCGCCGGCTACTACACCCAGGAAGGTGAGCGGATCCGGGACGCGGTGAACGAGTGGATCCGCACCAGCGGGGCCTACGACGTCGTGGTGGACCTCGACCGCGCCCTCGCCGACCCGAACGACCCGGACCGGCTGAACCCCGCCTACGACAGCGGAGACGCCCTGCACCCCAACGACGCGGGGATGCACGCCATGGCGGCGGCCATCGACCTGAATACCCTCTGA
- a CDS encoding FAD-dependent oxidoreductase: MTQALIIGGGIAGAVTAMALRQAGIGAVIYEAYPTGADDVGAFLTVMSNGLDALRAVRAEEAVRAESFPARRAELVSGTGKRLGELNLTAEPGRPGPRTLSRAGLYRVLHDEAARRGIRIEHGKRCTGATTAQDGRVRATFADGTTAEGDLLIGADGVHSAIRPLIDPAAPRPRYAERNTVCGYTPGAWATPTDTYRMIYGRRAFFGCTTAPDGTTWWFANVPAAERPRAELGEVPLERGRREFSRLFARDRTPAAELVAGSERIVVSNAYDLGSVPTWHRDSMIIIGDAAHAATPEAAQGASMAVEDSVVLAKCLRDREGTGAAFAEYERLRRQRVESLVATSAGMSANATPGPVKRMLRDLVLPRKLRKAGGGGGSTGSFAGYHIDWDREV; encoded by the coding sequence ATGACGCAGGCACTGATCATCGGGGGCGGTATCGCGGGGGCGGTGACCGCGATGGCGTTGCGGCAGGCCGGAATCGGCGCGGTGATCTACGAGGCCTATCCCACCGGCGCCGATGACGTCGGCGCCTTCCTGACCGTGATGAGCAACGGGCTGGACGCGCTGCGCGCGGTGCGGGCCGAGGAGGCGGTCCGCGCGGAGTCCTTCCCCGCGCGAAGGGCGGAACTGGTCAGCGGCACCGGAAAGCGGCTCGGCGAGCTGAACCTCACCGCTGAGCCAGGGCGGCCGGGCCCGCGCACGCTCAGCCGGGCGGGGTTGTACCGGGTGCTGCATGACGAGGCGGCGCGGCGGGGGATCCGGATCGAGCACGGCAAGCGGTGTACCGGCGCCACCACCGCGCAGGACGGCCGGGTGCGCGCCACCTTCGCCGATGGCACCACGGCCGAGGGGGACCTGCTGATCGGTGCCGACGGGGTGCACTCCGCGATCCGGCCGCTGATCGACCCCGCCGCGCCGCGGCCGCGCTACGCCGAGCGCAACACCGTCTGCGGGTACACCCCCGGAGCCTGGGCGACCCCGACCGACACCTACCGGATGATCTACGGCAGGCGCGCCTTCTTCGGCTGCACCACCGCGCCGGACGGCACCACCTGGTGGTTCGCCAATGTCCCCGCCGCGGAGCGGCCGAGGGCGGAGCTGGGCGAGGTACCGCTGGAGCGTGGCAGGCGGGAGTTCTCCCGGTTGTTCGCCAGGGACCGCACCCCGGCCGCGGAGCTGGTCGCGGGCAGCGAGCGGATCGTGGTGAGCAATGCCTACGACCTCGGCTCGGTGCCGACCTGGCACCGTGACTCGATGATCATCATCGGGGATGCCGCGCACGCGGCCACACCGGAGGCTGCGCAGGGCGCTTCGATGGCCGTGGAGGACTCCGTGGTGCTGGCCAAGTGCCTGCGCGACCGGGAGGGGACCGGTGCGGCGTTCGCGGAGTACGAACGGTTGCGCAGGCAGCGGGTCGAGTCGCTGGTGGCAACCAGTGCCGGGATGAGCGCGAACGCCACGCCCGGCCCGGTCAAGCGGATGCTCAGGGACCTGGTGCTGCCGCGGAAGCTGCGCAAGGCGGGCGGTGGCGGCGGCAGCACCGGCTCCTTCGCCGGGTACCACATCGACTGGGACCGCGAAGTGTAG
- a CDS encoding type II toxin-antitoxin system VapC family toxin, with protein sequence MIVVDTGPIVAMGNRRDDDHEQCTRLLATTRGPLVLPEPLLVEIGYMLGSRAGPHAEAGFLRDVADGVYELESMQLTDVTRAADLVETYSDLPLGAADACVVALAERLGATRIATLDKRHFSVVRPRHTEAFTLLP encoded by the coding sequence GTGATCGTCGTTGATACCGGTCCCATAGTTGCGATGGGCAACCGCCGGGACGATGACCATGAGCAATGCACAAGGCTGTTAGCCACGACGCGTGGCCCGTTGGTGCTGCCTGAACCGCTGCTAGTTGAGATCGGCTATATGTTGGGGTCTCGCGCCGGACCGCATGCGGAAGCGGGGTTCCTCCGTGATGTCGCGGACGGGGTCTATGAGCTGGAGTCGATGCAGCTGACTGATGTGACTCGTGCGGCAGACTTGGTCGAGACGTACTCCGACTTGCCGCTTGGTGCTGCCGATGCGTGTGTGGTGGCATTAGCCGAACGGCTCGGTGCGACGCGCATCGCGACCTTGGACAAGCGGCACTTCTCCGTGGTCAGGCCGCGCCATACAGAGGCTTTCACTCTATTGCCGTAG
- a CDS encoding GGDEF domain-containing protein, with translation MSSSTDVKEYSGRTLYASASHHPRSWGSGGGSPLVPRPEALAGLLERGNWDEYAAGVLRGLGGQAAALLLLDFDRFEAVNDAYGHQAGDLVLEAMAGVLTAEVRAIDLVGRFESAGGHRSDRFLILLPAAGSQFGLAAAHRIRIRVREKAVGIRSPSGQQVMLAGLTASIGVAVHAAADEDLTDLLRQADDALSRAKGEGRDRVALAEAAC, from the coding sequence GTGAGCAGCTCCACTGACGTGAAGGAGTATAGCGGTCGGACGCTGTACGCGAGTGCGAGCCACCACCCCCGGTCCTGGGGGTCCGGGGGAGGTTCTCCGCTGGTACCGCGTCCGGAAGCGCTGGCAGGGCTGCTGGAGAGAGGAAACTGGGACGAGTACGCGGCGGGGGTGCTCCGCGGGCTGGGCGGTCAGGCCGCGGCGTTGCTGCTACTCGACTTCGATCGGTTCGAGGCGGTCAATGACGCATACGGTCACCAGGCCGGTGATCTGGTCCTGGAGGCCATGGCCGGAGTGCTCACGGCCGAGGTGCGCGCGATCGACCTGGTCGGCCGGTTCGAGAGCGCCGGCGGTCACCGGTCCGACCGGTTCCTCATCCTGTTGCCCGCTGCCGGGTCGCAGTTCGGGCTGGCGGCGGCGCACCGCATCCGGATCAGGGTCAGGGAGAAGGCGGTCGGCATCCGCTCGCCCAGCGGGCAGCAGGTGATGCTGGCCGGGCTCACGGCCTCGATCGGCGTCGCCGTGCATGCGGCCGCCGACGAGGACCTCACCGATTTGCTCCGGCAGGCCGACGACGCCCTGTCGCGGGCAAAGGGGGAGGGGCGGGACCGGGTCGCACTCGCCGAAGCCGCCTGCTGA